The Pectobacterium parmentieri genome segment ATCGCAAAACAGGCGGCCTGCGGTGAACAACTCTGGCGGCAGTTCCTGTTTTCCAGTGGCGTCCGATCCCATGCTGACGACGTGCGTTCCTGCCTTGACCCACTCGGCGTTAAACAACGGCGTGCGTGATGGCGTGGCGGTCACGATGATATCCGCTGCGCGGCACGCGCTTTCGGCATCGCTGACGTGTGCATCCAGCCCAGCAGCCTTTAGCTCTTGCGCCATCTCTGCGGATTTGCGGCTGTCACGACCGACAATCAACACGGTACGAATGGGGCGTATTCTTGCCAGCGCAGCGCATTCATAACGGGCCTGATGACCGGTTCCGAATACCGCCAGAACAGAGGAATCCGGTCTTGCCAGCAGATCGGCGGCGACGGCATCGGCGGCAGCGGTACGAAAGGCGTTAACTTTTCCGGCTTCTATGGCCGCCGCTATTTTCCCGATTTGCTGATCGAACAGCAGAATAAGGGAA includes the following:
- a CDS encoding ornithine cyclodeaminase family protein, whose protein sequence is MIFISEAESAALINHELAYDAVREALLAASKPEARSFPVVHGQGSDTGNTFSVKASATRELAGLKVGSFWPGNPANGLPRHNSLILLFDQQIGKIAAAIEAGKVNAFRTAAADAVAADLLARPDSSVLAVFGTGHQARYECAALARIRPIRTVLIVGRDSRKSAEMAQELKAAGLDAHVSDAESACRAADIIVTATPSRTPLFNAEWVKAGTHVVSMGSDATGKQELPPELFTAGRLFCDLPSQSRAIGEFQHAPTQVALTAIGDVISERAAGRHTPDDITIFDSSGLSIQDLYIGQRILAAWQTAKQNGGIQ